The genomic stretch GTACAAATGAAATTTGAAGACTTGCACCTTTCCAGCAAGACTCCAACTACGAAAACCAACATCTCTCTACCATTTGATATCaagaaaatacaaataaaaatcaCTTTGTGAATCCAAACAAAATTGATGACCCAAAATCATTATTTCAACTTCTTGTATGTACTAAAACATAACAAAAAATATAGCTCCAATCCTAGGCTAGAACCAATGGCAAGGAGTGAAAACGGGCCCAGAACGATCACCTTAACTTATAATGCATGTGTTCGGATCCTCTTCCATGCTGTGGTGCACCGGGTAGTATGTGGTCACCGGAGGATGGTAGGGCCTGTATGGCCTATATGGTAATGCAGTGCTGATCATCTGCATCATTTCTGGTTCCGGCTCCGGCTTCTTcccttcttcctcctttttaggctcttcttttttttcttctaccTTGGGTTCCTCCTTCTTcgcctcttcttccttcttcggCTTCTCAGGCTCTTTGGCTGGCCCGACTGAGATTATGTGGACTGGCCAGTTCTTTTTCCGAAGTTTGGTAACCACGGATACAGGGTCAACTATTCCAATTACAGTTAACCTCTTTCCCTTGAGGTCGATGGATATTTCATCGATTCCTACAAATTATCAACACAGAAATTAAAGAACTATCACATATTTTTGTCTTGATCACCTAAACTCTCAACCATCAAAGAGAAAGCGCTTCAAGATTACGCGATAGCGATTTTCTACCTCTGATTTGATGGCAATGCATAACATAAATGGAATTGTGCCACAGGCAACGCAACATCTTTTTCTAGATTTACTATTAACTAAGTTAACTATTTGAAGTTGCAGTGAAAATAGATCATATAAGATTCCTAAACTAAGTAGTTGCAATCATGGCTTTGTTGGACTAATGAATATCCCCTTTCAAAATCAACATTTTAATTACGTCTCTACTCTCTAACGCTGATTGGATCTATCAGTCATCTTAAAGCAAGGTTAATTTTGAAAGTCGATCTTCTTTTACCTGTCTTAAAGTACTTTATTTGCATAATTATACCACAAACGACTATAATTAACTATGCAAATAGGCTAGCTTAATGCAGAATCAATGAAAATCACAACCAATACCACTCTATGTTTCACCATTATTCAGT from Salvia splendens isolate huo1 chromosome 4, SspV2, whole genome shotgun sequence encodes the following:
- the LOC121799130 gene encoding heavy metal-associated isoprenylated plant protein 39-like; translation: MKKFVLSLDLQNDKDQQRRALKTVSTLYGIDEISIDLKGKRLTVIGIVDPVSVVTKLRKKNWPVHIISVGPAKEPEKPKKEEEAKKEEPKVEEKKEEPKKEEEGKKPEPEPEMMQMISTALPYRPYRPYHPPVTTYYPVHHSMEEDPNTCIIS